The following are encoded together in the Halomonas halophila genome:
- a CDS encoding YciK family oxidoreductase, which translates to MTVCKIDYEAPQGLLDGRVILVTGAGDGIGRAAALAYARHGATVVLLGRTIAKLEAVYDAIESEGLPQPAIFPLNFEGATLKDYHDMAAALDKEFGRLDGILHNAGLLGDITPFAQYDPVLWEQVMQVNINGPIWMTQALLPLLEASADASVIFTSSSVGRRGRAYWGAYAVSKFATEGFMEVLADEVEHLGTLRINTLNPGATRTAMRQSAYPAEDPGTLRTPEDIMPTYLWLMGPDSRGHSGEAFDAQPPRT; encoded by the coding sequence ACTACGAAGCGCCGCAGGGGCTACTCGACGGCCGGGTGATCCTCGTCACCGGCGCGGGCGACGGCATCGGCCGCGCCGCGGCGCTCGCCTATGCCCGCCACGGCGCCACGGTGGTCCTGCTGGGGCGGACGATCGCCAAGCTGGAAGCGGTGTACGACGCCATCGAGTCCGAGGGACTGCCGCAGCCGGCGATCTTCCCGCTCAACTTCGAGGGGGCGACGCTCAAGGACTACCACGACATGGCCGCGGCCCTGGACAAGGAGTTCGGACGCCTGGACGGCATCCTGCACAACGCCGGCCTGCTGGGCGACATCACCCCCTTCGCCCAGTACGATCCGGTGCTGTGGGAGCAGGTGATGCAGGTCAACATCAACGGGCCGATCTGGATGACCCAGGCGCTGCTGCCGCTGCTGGAAGCGTCGGCGGACGCCTCGGTCATCTTCACCTCGTCCTCGGTGGGCCGTCGCGGCCGCGCCTACTGGGGAGCCTATGCGGTGTCGAAGTTCGCCACCGAGGGGTTCATGGAAGTGCTGGCCGACGAGGTGGAGCACCTCGGCACGCTACGCATCAACACCCTGAACCCCGGCGCCACGCGTACCGCCATGCGCCAGTCCGCCTATCCGGCGGAGGACCCGGGCACGCTGCGCACGCCGGAGGACATCATGCCCACCTATCTGTGGCTGATGGGGCCCGACAGCCGCGGCCACAGCGGCGAGGCGTTCGACGCCCAGCCGCCCCGAACCTGA
- a CDS encoding HAD-IA family hydrolase produces MSREWPTPEALLFDLDGTLVDTAPDLARATNSLRDHHGLAPLPYPTIRAQVSNGGSALVTLALGLEREHDGHDDARAFLLAAYGEAVAVESRVFPPLDRLLDAWRDAGRPWGIVTNKPRAYAAPLVEALGLEPGALLCADDLPVKKPDPAPLLEAARRLGVSPGDCWYLGDHHRDMQAARAAGMPAMAVGYGYITEDDDYRLWPADRWFETAEALTEALLPGLPKR; encoded by the coding sequence GTGAGTCGCGAATGGCCGACACCCGAGGCGCTGCTGTTCGATCTCGACGGCACCCTGGTGGATACCGCCCCGGATCTGGCCCGGGCCACCAACTCCCTGCGTGACCATCACGGGTTGGCGCCCCTGCCCTACCCGACCATCCGCGCCCAGGTCTCCAACGGCGGCAGCGCCCTGGTGACCCTGGCGCTGGGCCTCGAGCGCGAACACGACGGTCACGATGACGCCCGGGCCTTCCTGCTGGCCGCCTACGGCGAGGCGGTGGCCGTGGAGAGCCGGGTCTTTCCGCCGCTGGATCGGCTGCTGGACGCATGGCGCGACGCCGGTCGTCCCTGGGGCATCGTCACCAACAAGCCGCGCGCCTATGCCGCGCCGCTGGTGGAGGCCCTGGGCCTCGAGCCGGGCGCGCTGCTGTGCGCCGATGACCTGCCGGTCAAGAAGCCCGACCCCGCGCCGCTGCTGGAGGCCGCCCGGCGCCTCGGCGTGTCGCCGGGCGACTGCTGGTATCTCGGCGACCACCATCGCGACATGCAGGCCGCACGGGCGGCGGGCATGCCCGCGATGGCGGTGGGCTACGGCTATATCACCGAGGACGACGACTATCGCCTGTGGCCGGCGGATCGCTGGTTCGAGACCGCCGAGGCGCTGACCGAGGCGCTGCTGCCAGGTCTTCCCAAGCGTTGA
- the ubiG gene encoding bifunctional 2-polyprenyl-6-hydroxyphenol methylase/3-demethylubiquinol 3-O-methyltransferase UbiG — MTASQSQADNVDAAEIAKFEALAHRWWDTDGEFKPLHEINPLRLDFIDARAGLAGHRVLDVGCGGGILAEAMAHRGAEVTGIDLGEAPLAVARLHAEETGARVDYRQISVEAMAEAHAGEFDVVTCLEMLEHVPDPASVIRACARLVKPGGQVFFSTINRNPKAYALAVVGAEYLLRMLPRGTHDYAKFIRPSELAGWCREAGLEVCEQSGLTYQPLTRRYRLSATDVSVNYLMHCRREAS; from the coding sequence ATGACGGCAAGCCAGTCGCAAGCGGACAACGTCGACGCGGCGGAGATCGCCAAGTTCGAGGCCCTGGCCCATCGCTGGTGGGATACCGACGGCGAGTTCAAGCCGCTGCACGAGATCAATCCCCTGCGCCTCGACTTCATCGACGCCCGCGCGGGGCTGGCCGGCCATCGGGTGCTCGACGTCGGCTGCGGCGGCGGCATCCTCGCCGAGGCCATGGCCCATCGCGGCGCCGAGGTCACCGGCATCGACCTGGGCGAGGCGCCGCTGGCGGTGGCCCGGCTGCACGCCGAGGAGACCGGCGCGCGCGTCGACTACCGCCAGATCAGCGTCGAGGCCATGGCCGAGGCCCATGCCGGCGAGTTCGACGTGGTCACCTGCCTGGAGATGCTCGAGCACGTGCCCGACCCCGCCTCGGTGATCCGCGCCTGCGCGCGGCTGGTCAAGCCCGGCGGGCAGGTATTCTTCTCGACCATCAACCGCAATCCCAAGGCCTATGCCCTGGCCGTGGTCGGCGCCGAGTACCTGCTGCGCATGCTGCCGCGGGGCACCCACGACTATGCCAAGTTCATCCGCCCCTCGGAGCTCGCCGGCTGGTGCCGCGAGGCCGGCCTCGAGGTCTGCGAGCAGAGCGGCCTGACCTACCAGCCGCTGACCCGTCGCTATCGGCTGTCGGCCACCGATGTATCGGTGAATTACCTGATGCACTGCCGGCGGGAGGCATCGTGA
- the galU gene encoding UTP--glucose-1-phosphate uridylyltransferase GalU, whose protein sequence is MIRKAVLPVAGFGTRCLPASKAIPKEMITIVDRPVIQYVVQEAVEAGIRDIVLVTHGSKSAIENHFDKHFELEASLEAKGKQELLEELRSIVPEDVNIISVRQSEPLGLGHAVLCARPVIGDDEPFAVLLPDVLVDDDGLERNDLAGMIEAFDATGRSQLMVEEVPHELVYKYGIVAPEGEPPAAGEAGALAGLIEKPKVEEAPSDLAVIGRYALPGAIFPLLAETPPGAGNEIQLTDAIETLRQQSGVDAWRMRGRTYDCGHQLGYLEAILAYGRRHARYGEGFRELLTRYSGEE, encoded by the coding sequence ATGATCCGCAAGGCCGTTCTTCCCGTTGCCGGTTTCGGCACTCGCTGCCTGCCCGCTTCCAAGGCGATTCCCAAGGAGATGATCACCATCGTCGACCGCCCGGTGATCCAGTACGTGGTCCAGGAGGCCGTCGAGGCCGGCATTCGCGACATCGTGCTGGTGACCCACGGCAGCAAGAGCGCCATCGAGAACCACTTCGACAAGCACTTCGAGCTCGAGGCCAGCCTCGAGGCCAAGGGCAAGCAGGAGCTGCTCGAGGAGCTGCGCTCGATCGTGCCGGAAGACGTCAACATCATCAGCGTGCGCCAGTCCGAACCGCTGGGCCTGGGCCATGCGGTGCTCTGTGCGCGCCCGGTGATCGGCGACGACGAACCCTTCGCCGTGCTGCTGCCGGACGTGCTGGTTGATGACGACGGCCTCGAGCGCAACGACCTGGCCGGCATGATCGAGGCCTTCGACGCCACCGGCCGCAGCCAGCTGATGGTGGAGGAGGTGCCCCACGAGCTGGTCTACAAGTACGGCATCGTCGCCCCCGAGGGCGAGCCGCCAGCCGCCGGCGAGGCCGGGGCGCTGGCCGGGCTGATCGAGAAGCCCAAGGTCGAGGAGGCGCCCTCCGACCTGGCCGTGATCGGCCGCTATGCGCTGCCCGGCGCCATCTTCCCGCTGCTCGCCGAAACGCCGCCCGGCGCCGGCAACGAGATCCAGCTGACCGACGCCATCGAGACGCTGCGCCAGCAGAGCGGCGTCGACGCCTGGCGCATGCGCGGTCGCACCTACGACTGCGGCCACCAGCTCGGCTACCTCGAGGCGATTCTCGCCTACGGCCGCCGCCACGCCCGCTACGGCGAGGGCTTCCGCGAACTGCTGACCCGCTACAGCGGCGAGGAGTAA
- a CDS encoding nucleotide sugar dehydrogenase — MRVLVHGSELAAATAAAALASVGHRVTWWPHASADWPTLAESGWLASEPQLMSRLEEGRAQGHLRVLDVGEPLQGDDFEVLWLALSPAQREQGRTTVAELSSRMTADAVLVNNSTFPVGETDRLAAGLGNGRRAVALADLLEEGRAWETFTRPSRWLLGCDDRDAERQVRELLRAFNRRREVFQRMPRRAAELTKLAINGMLATRISYMNEIAGLADTLGVDVEDVREGMGADSRIGYEYLYPGCGFGGPSFSRDLMRLADVQSASGRHSALLDQVLDINEQKKETLFRKLWAHYHGRLEGLTVAIWGAAFKPGTARIDHAPVLTLLRALWAQGVRVRLHDPAATGALRERLGDHPLLALFDGDPDEALDGADALMLVTEWKAYWNPDWPRLASQLNGKLLLDGRNIYDPAHVADMGLYYRGIGRRADP, encoded by the coding sequence ATGCGCGTTCTGGTCCACGGCAGCGAGCTGGCCGCCGCCACCGCGGCGGCGGCGCTGGCCTCGGTCGGTCACCGGGTGACCTGGTGGCCCCACGCCAGCGCCGACTGGCCGACGCTCGCCGAGAGCGGCTGGCTGGCCAGCGAGCCGCAGCTGATGTCGCGCCTGGAGGAAGGGCGCGCCCAGGGCCATCTCAGGGTTCTCGACGTCGGCGAACCTCTCCAGGGCGACGACTTCGAGGTGCTGTGGCTGGCCCTGTCGCCGGCACAGCGCGAGCAAGGCCGCACCACCGTGGCCGAACTGTCGTCGCGAATGACCGCAGACGCGGTGCTGGTCAACAATTCGACCTTCCCGGTCGGCGAAACCGACCGACTGGCCGCCGGCCTCGGCAACGGGCGTCGGGCCGTGGCGCTGGCCGACCTGCTCGAGGAAGGCCGCGCCTGGGAGACCTTCACCCGGCCGTCGCGCTGGCTGCTGGGCTGCGACGACCGCGACGCCGAACGCCAGGTACGCGAGCTGCTGCGAGCGTTCAATCGCCGCCGCGAGGTCTTCCAGCGCATGCCGCGGCGTGCCGCCGAGCTGACCAAGCTGGCAATCAACGGCATGCTGGCCACCCGCATCAGCTACATGAACGAGATCGCCGGCCTCGCCGACACCCTGGGGGTGGACGTGGAGGACGTGCGCGAGGGCATGGGCGCGGACAGCCGCATCGGCTACGAATACCTCTATCCCGGCTGCGGCTTCGGCGGCCCGAGCTTTTCCCGCGACCTGATGCGTCTGGCCGACGTGCAGTCGGCCAGCGGCCGCCATTCGGCGCTGCTCGACCAGGTGCTCGACATCAACGAGCAGAAGAAGGAGACGCTGTTCCGCAAGCTGTGGGCCCACTACCACGGCCGGCTGGAAGGCCTGACCGTGGCCATCTGGGGCGCGGCCTTCAAGCCCGGCACGGCGCGCATCGATCATGCGCCGGTGCTGACGCTGCTGCGCGCCCTCTGGGCCCAGGGCGTGCGCGTGCGGCTGCACGATCCCGCCGCCACCGGGGCGCTGCGCGAACGGCTCGGCGACCATCCGTTGCTGGCACTGTTCGACGGGGACCCGGACGAGGCACTCGACGGTGCCGATGCCCTGATGCTGGTCACCGAGTGGAAGGCCTACTGGAACCCGGACTGGCCGCGCCTGGCGTCGCAGCTGAACGGCAAGCTGCTGCTCGACGGTCGCAATATCTACGACCCGGCCCACGTCGCCGACATGGGGCTGTACTATCGAGGGATCGGGCGCCGCGCCGATCCCTGA
- a CDS encoding superoxide dismutase, with protein MAFELPALPYEKNGLEPHISAETLEYHYGKHHQAYVTKLNELTDGTENANKSLEEIIQSASGGLFNQAAQVWNHTFYWHCLSPNGGGEPTGALAEAINAKFGSFEEFKSAFNAKAVGNFGSGWTWLIKTADGGVDIVNTDDADTPVAHGQTPLLTIDVWEHAYYIDYRNARPKYLENVWNVLNWDFVAQNFA; from the coding sequence ATGGCATTCGAACTGCCCGCACTGCCGTACGAAAAGAACGGCCTGGAGCCGCACATCTCCGCCGAGACCCTGGAGTACCACTACGGCAAGCACCACCAGGCCTACGTCACCAAGCTCAACGAGCTGACCGACGGCACCGAGAACGCCAACAAGTCCCTGGAAGAGATCATCCAGTCCGCCTCCGGCGGCCTGTTCAACCAGGCGGCTCAGGTCTGGAACCACACCTTCTACTGGCACTGCCTGTCGCCGAACGGCGGCGGTGAGCCGACCGGCGCCCTGGCCGAGGCCATCAACGCCAAGTTCGGTTCCTTCGAGGAATTCAAGAGCGCCTTCAACGCCAAGGCCGTCGGCAACTTCGGTTCCGGCTGGACCTGGCTGATCAAGACCGCCGACGGCGGCGTCGACATCGTCAACACCGACGACGCCGACACCCCGGTCGCCCACGGCCAGACCCCGCTGCTGACCATCGACGTGTGGGAGCACGCCTACTACATCGACTACCGCAACGCGCGTCCGAAGTACCTCGAGAACGTCTGGAACGTGCTGAACTGGGACTTCGTCGCCCAGAACTTCGCCTGA
- the tamA gene encoding autotransporter assembly complex protein TamA, which produces MDKRLANRLAVASLSIGLAAPGAAHALDASLEGIEGDPADNLETYLDGLDADDYSPQRLEAEVRRLAAESLRVYGYYEPTFEVRFDDPDAPEEVTIRVDPGEPVRIERLDFDLAGGAAEDAPFRDAIDAYPQQEGEVLLHAPFDALRSQLSGLALERGYFDWRFTERRMEIRPWAHSARLSLALDSGERYRFGPVHFQGQHIETERLQALAPFHEGKPYLAANVATFNQRLGQTEWFGSVSVRPLLDAGIGQLALPPAPIGFLNELDVEGLTATAVPEPRLSATALAAVATLEAPAVPEVPIEVSVTPADRHQFEVGLGFATDVGPRLRFSWDQPWVNRYGHSLKHDLYLSGPEQQFSGVYDMPLDDPRRDSYRLQYGLLNKDNEDTETLEASVEFGRRWQFDNAWEQIVYLRTTYEDFTQADESNQVLLVYPGVRWTRTRSRNPTFPRWGDRQQISVQYSSEAWGSDAEFLRMDADSQWIRSLGDDYRFVGRIGAGSIVTDDFTNVPPSLRFFAGGDSSVRGYGYESLAPKNADGELVGGEQRLVGSVEAQRRLTGAWWLASFVDTGDAFTDWWPEELNTSAGLGVRWISPVGPIRFDVAHPFDSDDSYRIHFAIGPEF; this is translated from the coding sequence ATGGACAAGCGTCTCGCCAACCGTCTCGCGGTCGCCTCGCTGTCGATCGGACTCGCGGCCCCCGGGGCTGCCCATGCCCTCGACGCCAGCCTCGAGGGCATCGAGGGCGACCCCGCCGACAACCTCGAGACCTATCTCGACGGGCTGGATGCCGACGATTATTCGCCCCAGCGACTCGAGGCCGAGGTACGCCGGCTCGCCGCCGAGTCGCTCAGGGTCTACGGCTATTACGAGCCGACCTTCGAGGTTCGCTTCGACGACCCCGATGCGCCGGAAGAGGTGACGATCCGCGTCGATCCCGGCGAGCCGGTACGCATCGAACGCCTCGACTTCGACCTGGCCGGTGGCGCCGCCGAGGACGCTCCCTTCCGAGACGCCATCGACGCCTACCCCCAGCAGGAAGGGGAGGTGCTGCTTCACGCGCCGTTCGATGCGCTGCGCAGCCAGCTCTCCGGCCTGGCCCTGGAACGTGGCTACTTCGACTGGCGCTTCACCGAGCGGCGCATGGAGATCCGCCCCTGGGCCCACAGCGCCCGGCTGTCGCTGGCCCTGGACAGCGGCGAGCGCTATCGCTTCGGGCCGGTTCACTTCCAGGGCCAGCACATCGAGACCGAGCGCCTTCAGGCCCTGGCGCCGTTCCACGAGGGCAAGCCCTATCTCGCCGCCAATGTGGCCACCTTCAACCAGCGCCTCGGTCAGACCGAATGGTTCGGCTCGGTCAGCGTGCGCCCCCTGCTGGATGCGGGCATCGGCCAGCTGGCCCTGCCGCCGGCCCCCATCGGCTTTCTCAACGAGCTCGACGTGGAGGGCCTGACGGCCACGGCCGTCCCCGAACCTCGCCTCAGCGCGACGGCGCTCGCCGCGGTCGCCACCCTCGAGGCGCCGGCAGTACCCGAGGTGCCCATCGAGGTCAGCGTCACCCCCGCCGACCGCCACCAGTTCGAGGTCGGTCTGGGCTTCGCCACCGACGTCGGCCCGCGGCTGCGTTTCTCCTGGGACCAGCCCTGGGTCAATCGCTACGGCCACAGCCTCAAGCACGATCTCTACCTCTCGGGGCCTGAACAGCAGTTCAGCGGCGTCTACGACATGCCGCTGGACGACCCGCGACGCGACAGCTATCGCCTGCAGTACGGCCTGCTGAACAAGGACAACGAGGACACCGAGACCCTGGAAGCCAGCGTGGAATTCGGTCGTCGCTGGCAGTTCGACAACGCCTGGGAGCAGATCGTCTACCTGCGCACCACCTACGAGGACTTCACCCAGGCCGACGAGAGCAATCAGGTGCTGCTGGTCTATCCCGGGGTGCGCTGGACCCGCACCCGCTCGCGCAATCCGACCTTTCCGCGCTGGGGCGATCGTCAGCAGATCTCAGTGCAGTATTCCAGCGAGGCCTGGGGATCCGACGCGGAGTTCCTGCGCATGGACGCCGACTCCCAGTGGATCCGCAGCCTCGGCGACGACTACCGCTTCGTGGGTCGCATCGGCGCGGGCAGCATCGTCACCGACGACTTCACCAACGTGCCGCCATCGCTGCGCTTCTTCGCCGGCGGCGACAGCAGCGTGCGCGGCTACGGTTACGAGAGCCTGGCCCCGAAGAATGCCGACGGCGAACTGGTCGGCGGCGAACAGCGCCTGGTGGGCAGCGTCGAAGCCCAGCGCCGCCTGACCGGTGCCTGGTGGCTGGCCAGCTTCGTCGACACCGGCGATGCCTTCACCGACTGGTGGCCCGAGGAGCTGAATACCAGTGCCGGCCTCGGCGTGCGCTGGATCTCGCCGGTAGGGCCGATCCGCTTCGACGTCGCCCACCCGTTCGACAGCGACGATAGCTACCGCATCCACTTCGCCATCGGCCCGGAATTCTGA
- the tamB gene encoding autotransporter assembly complex protein TamB, translating into MRRLSWALVRLLILLPLWLIGLVMLLLGLVLSPWGTSALFAQAERLGLLEVERVEGAPLDTLTIEGLRLTAGPASVAVEDFELAWADDCLLHGRLCIDRLGVTGARIRLGASDAADEPAPEEQESAGGPPGAIRLPLPMALRELLLDDVEVRLADGTRLRWQHFESGAEAEGNALTLSPTRLVGLRLTPSISPGNRLALSEAESRDDVLTAIAIDAAVAVRSPLPSSVAPAAAGVRDSQPSTDAPADERLRLPDITLPLAVEVPSLTLEDTAFEGPQAYVIDRLDLSVTARDQQVTVHPLAVTSREADATLEAEVTLRDDYPLDVSLGADFYLPERLPALAGQRLELALTGDLGDLDVALSATGPVAADLSAHLDALDPARPFTARLTSPGLQWPLPGAMPTTGDEDDESDDASGPPEPWRVEHLDLDAEGTLDDYRVSLGLAARGPSLPRTELALNGQGNLQRFDWTPLRLTPPEGTLTSEGRIDWSEALSMSARLDVDGFDPEPFVEGLSGRLNGGLQVAFSQSADGWRLGVPTLAVDGELAQQPFSLSGQLSGDHDMNWDIASLSLRQGENRLDASGRVAPSRLDLDARIDMPRLDTLYPDLDGALDGDIAARGSFEQPQLSLTLNGDRLAFGDNRLARLRLAGEVAGLDDPSLDLSLTADDVAAGGQAFPTIALGLDGRLSAHRLTLDVDGDPDGPLTALDLALEGALDEARERYRGRLMPLDADTAYGSLGLDEALAFDADLTASAVDVQPFCLIRAEGGGLCLTAPLSASPDSGRAELAIRELPMDLINDAMPVGWGVEGATEGDLVAEWSNGGAWQATANLDSRVEINGEDAYGQPWSVPGTGLSLALDADQGRADLDLGLTFGDQGAMQLDLGIVDPLGTGRLEGRFEIDDFRLAPYRPLIADLETLEGALAAGIDITGNREQPRLDGRLALDGLRAEGLGLPLSVVDGQLAVDLAGDSADIDGYLQSEEGRLNIVGDASWPSAGAWQAALDLEGREAPLLAALPGFGRLRLAPDLAIRATPERLQVRGEVAVPWARLEIGRVPASAVSPSPDEVILTREEAEAADRQAASGEPGAGTAEAMQQAGMALDVQVDLVLGPDMRLEAYGLETELLGDLQVRQSDGPVQLFGNVNLEDGRFRAFGQDLIIRQGILYFSGPPGQPLLDFEAVRNPDNTQDGVVAGLRVTGPAANPSLEIFSEPAMNEARALSYALRGRAPDDSGGADGALTSALIGVTLGQAGGAVGAIGEAFGIDDLSLDTSGSGEDSQVVVTGNLTDRLSVGYGVGIFSPIAELSLRYKLWRDLYLEAVSGANQAVDLIYTFSLPGDPPTLTR; encoded by the coding sequence ATGCGCCGCCTGAGCTGGGCCCTGGTCCGGCTGTTGATCCTGCTGCCGCTGTGGCTGATCGGCCTGGTCATGCTGCTGCTGGGCCTGGTCCTGTCGCCCTGGGGGACCAGCGCCCTGTTCGCCCAGGCCGAGCGACTCGGGCTGCTCGAGGTCGAGCGCGTCGAGGGCGCGCCCCTGGACACGCTGACGATCGAAGGCCTACGCCTGACGGCCGGTCCGGCCAGCGTCGCGGTCGAGGACTTCGAGCTCGCCTGGGCCGACGATTGCCTGCTCCACGGCCGGCTGTGCATCGACCGCCTGGGCGTGACCGGCGCCCGCATCCGCCTCGGTGCCAGCGACGCCGCCGACGAACCCGCTCCGGAAGAGCAGGAGAGCGCCGGCGGCCCGCCCGGAGCGATCCGTCTGCCGCTGCCGATGGCGCTGCGCGAGCTACTGCTGGACGACGTCGAGGTGCGCCTCGCCGATGGCACCCGCCTGCGCTGGCAGCACTTCGAGAGCGGCGCCGAGGCCGAGGGCAATGCCCTGACCCTGTCGCCCACGCGGCTCGTCGGGCTGCGACTCACACCGTCGATCTCGCCGGGCAACCGGCTCGCCCTGAGCGAGGCGGAAAGCCGCGACGACGTGCTCACGGCCATCGCGATCGACGCCGCGGTAGCGGTCCGATCGCCGCTGCCGTCCAGCGTCGCCCCGGCTGCCGCAGGCGTGAGGGATTCGCAGCCGTCGACTGACGCTCCCGCCGACGAGCGTCTCCGGCTGCCGGACATCACCCTGCCACTGGCAGTGGAGGTGCCAAGTCTGACCCTGGAAGACACCGCCTTCGAGGGGCCCCAGGCCTACGTCATCGACCGGCTCGACCTCAGCGTCACGGCCCGCGATCAGCAGGTGACCGTGCACCCGCTGGCGGTGACCTCCCGGGAGGCCGACGCCACCCTCGAGGCCGAGGTCACCCTGCGCGACGATTACCCCCTCGACGTGAGCCTCGGCGCCGACTTCTATTTGCCCGAACGCCTGCCGGCCCTGGCCGGGCAGCGGCTCGAGCTGGCCCTGACCGGCGATCTCGGCGACCTGGACGTGGCACTGTCGGCCACCGGCCCCGTGGCAGCCGATCTGTCGGCCCACCTCGACGCCCTGGACCCGGCACGGCCGTTCACCGCCCGGCTGACCAGCCCCGGGCTGCAGTGGCCGCTGCCTGGCGCCATGCCGACCACCGGCGACGAGGATGACGAGAGCGATGACGCGTCTGGCCCCCCCGAGCCGTGGCGGGTCGAGCACCTCGATCTCGACGCTGAAGGCACCCTCGACGACTATCGGGTCAGCCTGGGGCTGGCCGCCCGGGGGCCGTCGCTGCCGCGCACCGAACTCGCGCTGAACGGTCAGGGCAACCTGCAGCGCTTCGACTGGACGCCGCTGCGCCTGACGCCGCCGGAAGGCACGCTGACCAGCGAAGGGCGGATCGACTGGTCCGAGGCACTGTCGATGTCGGCACGCCTCGACGTCGACGGCTTCGACCCCGAGCCCTTCGTCGAAGGGCTGAGTGGACGGCTGAACGGTGGGCTACAGGTGGCCTTCTCCCAGAGTGCCGACGGCTGGCGGCTCGGCGTGCCGACGCTTGCCGTGGACGGCGAGCTCGCCCAGCAGCCGTTTTCACTGTCGGGTCAGCTGTCCGGCGATCACGACATGAACTGGGACATCGCCTCGCTGAGTCTGCGCCAGGGCGAGAATCGGCTGGACGCCTCGGGCCGGGTCGCGCCGAGTCGCCTGGATCTGGACGCCCGCATCGACATGCCGCGCCTGGACACCCTCTATCCCGACCTCGACGGGGCGCTGGATGGCGACATCGCGGCCCGCGGCAGCTTCGAGCAACCTCAGCTCTCCTTGACCCTGAACGGCGACCGGCTGGCCTTCGGCGACAATCGCCTCGCCCGGCTACGCCTGGCGGGTGAGGTGGCCGGCCTGGACGACCCCAGCCTCGACCTGAGCCTGACCGCCGACGACGTCGCCGCCGGCGGCCAGGCCTTCCCGACCATCGCGCTGGGCCTCGATGGCCGGCTCTCGGCGCATCGCCTGACCCTCGACGTGGACGGCGACCCGGACGGGCCGCTGACGGCGCTGGACCTGGCCCTGGAAGGGGCTCTGGACGAGGCCCGCGAGCGCTACCGCGGGCGACTGATGCCGCTGGACGCCGACACCGCCTACGGCAGCCTCGGCCTCGACGAGGCGCTGGCCTTCGACGCCGATCTGACGGCCAGCGCCGTGGACGTCCAGCCGTTCTGCCTGATTCGAGCCGAGGGCGGCGGGCTGTGCCTGACGGCACCGCTGTCGGCCTCGCCGGACAGCGGCCGCGCCGAGCTGGCCATCCGCGAGCTGCCGATGGACCTGATCAACGACGCCATGCCGGTGGGGTGGGGCGTGGAGGGCGCCACCGAGGGCGATCTGGTGGCCGAATGGTCGAACGGCGGCGCCTGGCAGGCCACCGCCAACCTCGACAGCCGCGTCGAAATCAACGGCGAGGACGCCTATGGCCAGCCCTGGTCGGTGCCCGGCACCGGACTCTCGCTCGCCCTCGATGCCGACCAGGGCCGCGCTGACCTGGACCTGGGGCTGACCTTCGGCGATCAGGGGGCGATGCAACTCGACCTGGGCATCGTCGATCCCCTGGGCACCGGCCGGCTCGAAGGCCGCTTCGAGATCGACGATTTCCGACTGGCGCCCTACCGGCCGCTGATCGCCGACCTGGAGACCCTGGAAGGCGCGCTCGCCGCCGGTATCGACATCACCGGGAATCGCGAGCAGCCGCGCCTGGACGGCCGTCTGGCTCTCGACGGCCTGCGTGCCGAAGGCCTCGGCCTGCCGCTGTCGGTGGTCGACGGCCAGCTGGCCGTCGACCTGGCCGGCGACAGCGCCGACATCGACGGCTACCTGCAAAGCGAGGAGGGCCGACTGAACATCGTCGGCGACGCGAGCTGGCCCTCGGCCGGCGCCTGGCAGGCAGCCCTCGACCTGGAAGGGCGCGAGGCTCCGCTGCTGGCCGCGCTACCGGGCTTCGGGCGCCTGCGCCTGGCCCCCGACCTGGCGATCCGCGCCACGCCCGAGCGGCTTCAGGTCCGCGGCGAGGTGGCCGTGCCCTGGGCCCGGCTGGAAATTGGTCGGGTCCCGGCCTCGGCGGTCTCGCCGAGCCCCGACGAGGTCATCCTCACCCGCGAGGAGGCGGAAGCGGCCGACCGCCAGGCCGCCAGCGGTGAGCCGGGCGCCGGCACCGCCGAGGCCATGCAGCAGGCCGGCATGGCACTGGACGTTCAGGTGGACCTGGTACTGGGCCCGGACATGCGCCTCGAGGCCTACGGGCTGGAAACCGAGCTGCTCGGCGACCTGCAGGTGCGCCAGTCCGACGGCCCGGTGCAGCTGTTCGGCAACGTCAACCTGGAAGACGGCCGCTTCCGGGCCTTCGGCCAGGACCTGATCATCCGTCAGGGCATCCTCTATTTCAGCGGCCCGCCGGGACAGCCGCTGCTCGACTTCGAGGCGGTACGCAACCCGGACAACACCCAGGATGGCGTGGTAGCCGGCCTTCGGGTCACCGGGCCTGCGGCCAACCCGAGCCTGGAGATCTTCTCCGAGCCGGCCATGAACGAGGCCCGGGCGCTGTCCTACGCGCTGCGTGGCCGGGCGCCGGATGACAGCGGCGGCGCCGACGGGGCGCTGACCTCGGCGCTGATCGGCGTCACCTTGGGCCAGGCCGGCGGCGCCGTGGGTGCGATCGGCGAGGCCTTCGGCATCGATGACTTGAGCCTGGACACGTCCGGCAGCGGCGAAGACAGCCAGGTCGTCGTGACCGGGAACCTGACCGACCGGTTGAGCGTCGGCTATGGTGTCGGGATCTTCTCGCCGATCGCCGAGCTGAGCCTGCGCTACAAGCTGTGGCGCGATCTCTACCTGGAAGCGGTCTCCGGCGCCAATCAGGCGGTCGACCTGATCTACACCTTCAGCCTGCCGGGCGATCCCCCGACGCTGACGCGATGA